From the genome of Rathayibacter sp. VKM Ac-2804:
CGCCCCGCAGGTCTTCGTCGGCCTGCAGAACTACGTCCGCATCTTCACCCAGGACCCGGTGTTCTGGACCGCGTTCTCGAACACCCTGATCTGGGTGGTGCTCTCCCTCTTCATCCCCGTCGGCCTGGGCCTCGTGATGGCGCTGGCGCTCAACCGCCCGCTGTTCGGCCGGAACGCCTTCCGCTCGCTCTTCTACATCCCGGGTGTGCTCGCTCCGATCGCCATCGCGAACATGTGGCGCTGGATGTACAACCCGAACTACGGCGTCGGCGTGAACCTCGCGCAGCTGTTCGACCTGCCCTGGCTGGCCGAGGTGCAGTGGCTCGGGGACAAGAACCTCGCGCTGTACTCGATCTTCGCGGCCTTCGTCTGGCAGATCGCGGGCACGAACATGGTGCTCTTCCTCGCCGGCCTGCAGAGCGTCTCTCCCGACCACGTCGAGGCGGCCCGGCTCGACGGTGCGAACGCCTGGCAGGTGTTCCGCAACGTGACGATCCCGGCGCTGCGGCCGACCACGGTCATCGTCGTGGTCCTCACGATCATCAACTCGATCAAGGTGTTCGACCTGATCGTCGGCATGACCGGAGGCGGCCCCGCACAGCAGACGCAGGTGCTCGCGCTGTGGTCGTTCCAGCAGTCCTTCAACAACCACGAGTACGGCCAGGGCAACGCGATCGCCACGGTCCTGCTCGTGATCACCCTCGTCATCGTCGTCCCGTACATGGTGTGGACGGCACGTCAGGAGAAGAACTCATGACCGTCACGAGCATCCCGACCAGCGCGCCGGGCCTGGTCGAGCCGCCGAAGCGGCAGCGCCGTCCGGTCGGCGGGCGGGACTACATCCGCATCGCCCTGTGGATCGCGCTGGTCTTCGCCGTCCTGATCTGGGCGATCCCGCTGGTCTTCATGGTCTTCACCTCGCTGAAGAGCGAGGCGGACATCTTCAGCACCCCGGCCTTCGTGCCGCCGTGGTCGCCCGACTTCGGCAACTACGTCGAGGCACTGGACCGCGGCAACCTGCTCACCGCGGGCGGCAACAGCCTGATCATCGCGCTCTTCAAGGTGCCGATCGGTCTGTTCATCTCGGCGGCCGCCGCCTTCGCGCTGGCCCGGCTGCGGTTCCGCCGGCAGCGCCTGCTGATGGGGGTGATCGCGCTCGGCGCCATGGTGCCGATCCAGGTCGCGATCGCGCCGCTGTTCCAGGTGATCAACGGGCTCGGGCTGCTGAGCAGCAACGTGGGCATCATCCTGCCGTACATCGCGTTCGGCCTGCCGTACCAGACCTTCATCCTCTACGGCTTCTTCCGGCAGATCCCGGAGGAGATCGACGAGAGCGCGCGCATCGACGGCGCCGGCAACTGGCGGCTGTTCCTGACGATCATCCTGCCGCTGGCCCGCCCGGCGCTCGCCGCGCTGTTCATCCTCGACTTCGTCTCGACCTGGAACGAGTACTCCATCGCGCTCGCCCTGCTGCAGAGCCAGGACTCGTGGACGATCCCGCTCGCGCTGCAGGGCTTCCAGTCGCAGTTCACCAGCTCCTACGGGCCGCTGAACGCCTTCACCATCATGTCCGTCTTCCCCGTGCTGATCGTCTACCTGATGTTCCAGCGCTACTTCGTCGAGGGCGCCTTCGCCGGCGCCGTGAAGGCCTGACCGTGCCGCACACCACCGACACCGCCGAGCGGTTCTCGCGCGAGACGCGCCTGTTCGAGGTCCTCCGCGACCCGCGCGGGCACGCGATCGTCGAGCGCCGCCTCCCCGGGCTGGTGCACTCCTCGATCCTGCACACCCTGCACGGCTATCCGATCGGCCTCGTCGTCGACACCGAGGAGTCGCTCGGCGAGGCGGAGCGCGAGGCGCTGCTCGCCGAGGTCGCCGCGATCCCGACGGAGGAGCCGGCGCCGGTCCGCGAGCAGGAGCGGTACGTCGAGCCCTCCGGCGACTACGAGACCGCGGACGTCCCGCTCGCGTCGGCCGTCGTCTCCGCGCCCGCCACCGCCACCGTCTTCGGGCGCGTCGAGATCGAGCTGCGCGGCCCGTCGCACGGCAACCCGTTCGTCGACGTCGCGCTCTCGGCGATCGTCGACGGGCCGGGCGGCTCGGTGCGCGTGCCCGGCTTCTACGACGGCGACGGCGTGTACCGCCTGCGCTGGATGCCCGAGGCGACCGGCGAGTACGCCTGGACCACCTCGAGCAGCGCCCGCTCGCTCGACGGCGTCACCGGCTCCGTCTCGGTGACCGCGGCGCTCGAGGGGCGCCACGGCCCGGTGCGGGTGGCCGACACCTTCCACTTCGCGCACGCCGACGGCACCCGCCACCGCCCGCTGGGCACCACCTCCTACGCCTGGACGCACCAGGGCGACGAGCTGGAGGAGCGCACGCTCGCCGCGCTCGCCACCGCGCCGTTCACGAAGATGCGGATGTGCGTCTTCCCGAAGTCGTACCTCTTCAACGAGAACGAGCCCGAGCGCTACCCGTTCGAGGCCTCGCCGGCGACGGGGTTCGACTGGCAGCGCTTCGATCCGGAGTTCTGGGCGCACCTGGAGCAGCGGATCGAGCAGCTGGGCGAGCTCGGGATCGAGGCGGACCTCATCCTCTTCCACGCCTACGACCGCTGGGGCTTCTCGACGATGGACGCTGTCGCCGACGACCGCTACGTGCGCTACGCCGTGGCGCGGCTCGCCTCGTTCGCGAACGTCTGGTGGTCGCTCGCGAACGAGTACGACCTGCTGTTCGAGAAGACCGAGGAGGACTGGGAGCGCTTCGCGAGCATCGTCGTCGAGGACGACCCGTCGCGGCACCTGCTCTCGATCCACAACTGCCGCGAGTTCTACGACCACTCCCGCCCGTGGATCACGCACGCCAGCATCCAGCGGCAGGACGTCTACAAGACGGCCGAGATGACGACCGAGTGGCGCCGCTGGGGCAAGCCGGTCGTCATCGACGAGTGCGCCTACGAGGGCGACATCGACCAGGGCTGGGGCAACATCACCGGCGAGGAGCTGGTGCGGCGGTTCTGGGAGGGCGCGCTGCGCGGCGGCTACGTCGGGCACGGCGAGACGTACGTGCACCCGGACGACGTGCTCTGGTGGTCGAAGGGCGGCGAGCTGCGCGGGACGAGTCCCGCGCGCATCGCCTTCCTGGAGTCGGTGCTGGCCGAGGGACCCGAGCGCGGGCTCGAGCCGATCCCGCTCGACTGGGACGTGCCGCGCGCCGGCGTCGAAGGCGAGTACTACCTCTACTACTTCGGCTTCGACCGGCCGACCTACCGCCGCTTCCTGCTCGAGCCCGACGTCTCGTACACGGTCGATGTGCTCGACACCTGGGCCATGACGGTCGAGCGCCTGCCCGGCACCTACTCGGGCCGCTTCCGCATCGACCTGCCGGGCCGCGAGCACATCGCGGTGCGCCTGCAGCGCGCGCACTGACGCCTCCCTGCTGATCGAGTAGCCCGCGGAGCGGGCGTATCGAGATCCACCCTGCTGACGACGGTGGGTCTCGATACGCCCCTGCGGGGCTACTCGACCAGCATGAAGCTGTCCGTCGCCGGTCACCGCATGCTGGTCGAGTGGCCGCCGCAGGCGGCTTATCGAGACCCACCCCACCTGTTTATCGAGGACTCGAATCAATTCGACTAGGCTCGACGGCATGACCGAGAACACAGGCACCACCGAGACTCCGGGGGAGCTGCGCGTCGGCGTCG
Proteins encoded in this window:
- a CDS encoding sugar ABC transporter permease codes for the protein MTTSTPARPRRAAPEPTRPKHPRRRALARFGGTGFLAALPFLAPALAAYLVFVVGPSLESVRLSFFEWSGFQGAPQVFVGLQNYVRIFTQDPVFWTAFSNTLIWVVLSLFIPVGLGLVMALALNRPLFGRNAFRSLFYIPGVLAPIAIANMWRWMYNPNYGVGVNLAQLFDLPWLAEVQWLGDKNLALYSIFAAFVWQIAGTNMVLFLAGLQSVSPDHVEAARLDGANAWQVFRNVTIPALRPTTVIVVVLTIINSIKVFDLIVGMTGGGPAQQTQVLALWSFQQSFNNHEYGQGNAIATVLLVITLVIVVPYMVWTARQEKNS
- a CDS encoding carbohydrate ABC transporter permease, which translates into the protein MTVTSIPTSAPGLVEPPKRQRRPVGGRDYIRIALWIALVFAVLIWAIPLVFMVFTSLKSEADIFSTPAFVPPWSPDFGNYVEALDRGNLLTAGGNSLIIALFKVPIGLFISAAAAFALARLRFRRQRLLMGVIALGAMVPIQVAIAPLFQVINGLGLLSSNVGIILPYIAFGLPYQTFILYGFFRQIPEEIDESARIDGAGNWRLFLTIILPLARPALAALFILDFVSTWNEYSIALALLQSQDSWTIPLALQGFQSQFTSSYGPLNAFTIMSVFPVLIVYLMFQRYFVEGAFAGAVKA
- a CDS encoding DUF5605 domain-containing protein, which encodes MPHTTDTAERFSRETRLFEVLRDPRGHAIVERRLPGLVHSSILHTLHGYPIGLVVDTEESLGEAEREALLAEVAAIPTEEPAPVREQERYVEPSGDYETADVPLASAVVSAPATATVFGRVEIELRGPSHGNPFVDVALSAIVDGPGGSVRVPGFYDGDGVYRLRWMPEATGEYAWTTSSSARSLDGVTGSVSVTAALEGRHGPVRVADTFHFAHADGTRHRPLGTTSYAWTHQGDELEERTLAALATAPFTKMRMCVFPKSYLFNENEPERYPFEASPATGFDWQRFDPEFWAHLEQRIEQLGELGIEADLILFHAYDRWGFSTMDAVADDRYVRYAVARLASFANVWWSLANEYDLLFEKTEEDWERFASIVVEDDPSRHLLSIHNCREFYDHSRPWITHASIQRQDVYKTAEMTTEWRRWGKPVVIDECAYEGDIDQGWGNITGEELVRRFWEGALRGGYVGHGETYVHPDDVLWWSKGGELRGTSPARIAFLESVLAEGPERGLEPIPLDWDVPRAGVEGEYYLYYFGFDRPTYRRFLLEPDVSYTVDVLDTWAMTVERLPGTYSGRFRIDLPGREHIAVRLQRAH